A single Phragmites australis chromosome 4, lpPhrAust1.1, whole genome shotgun sequence DNA region contains:
- the LOC133914343 gene encoding calmodulin-binding protein 25-like yields the protein MDAISCVGVAPPSALLSRSFADAAMVRALHFSLSDAPEPSVTTADLGARAAAVLMHGAGAGTHPPMGAAPSASELCRLGPAGRRAGKRRPRPSKRVPTTYIITDAATFRLMVQQVTGAGQEDEPQQDGGAGLGLLLPHFSVEPLPPADPAAHVAAAYTTPTPSAAEQPLFPTLDSWNVMYGKNEVV from the coding sequence ATGGACGCCATCTCATGCGTGGGCGTGGCACCGCCGTCCGCGCTCCTCTCCCGCTCCTTCGCCGATGCGGCCATGGTCCGCGCGCTTCACTTCTCCCTCTCCGATGCCCCCGAGCCGTCCGTGACCACCGCCGACCTCGGCGCTCGCGCCGCGGCGGTGCTGATGCACGGCGCCGGGGCAGGGACTCATCCGCCGATGGGCGCAGCGCCGTCGGCGTCCGAGCTGTGCCGTCTGGGGCCAGCGGGCCGGCGGGCGGGGaagcggcggccgcggccgtcgAAGCGCGTGCCCACCACGTACATCATCACCGACGCCGCCACCTTCCGCCTCATGGTGCAGCAAGTCACCGGCGCCGGCCAGGAGGACGAGCCGCAACAGGACGGTGGCGCCGGCCTCGGCCTCCTCCTGCCGCACTTCAGCGTCGAGCCCTTGCCCCCGGCGGACCCCGCGGCCCACGTCGCTGCAGCGTACACGACGCCCACACCCTCCGCGGCGGAGCAACCTCTCTTCCCGACGCTGGACTCGTGGAACGTCATGTACGGGAAGAACGAGGTGGTCTGA